Proteins encoded within one genomic window of Episyrphus balteatus chromosome 1, idEpiBalt1.1, whole genome shotgun sequence:
- the LOC129905596 gene encoding cuticle protein 1-like, with product MFSKLTLVALISIAVAAPQHPPAAQFPAGVDPSKCPGFPICDNALLHNQQPSWGAPAPSWNPQPQPQWNQPQPQWNQPQPQWNPQPQPQWNQPQPSWNPAPYQAPSVGGDKYPAGVNPQSCPNYPFCDGAAGHGAVAAPPLPGWTERQYPAGVSPHTCPNFPYCN from the exons atgttctCAAAATTG ACCCTTGTAGCCCTCATCTCAATTGCGGTTGCCGCTCCTCAGCATCCGCCAGCAGCTCAATTCCCAGCTGGAGTGGACCCATCAAAGTGCCCTGGTTTCCCAATCTGTGATAATGCACTCCTGCATAACCAACAGCCCAGCTGGGGTGCTCCAGCTCCATCCTGGAATCCACAACCACAACCACAATGGAACCAACCTCAGCCACAATGGAATCAACCCCAACCACAGTGGAATCCACAACCTCAACCACAATGGAACCAGCCACAACCATCATGGAACCCAGCTCCATATCAGGCGCCATCCGTTGGCGGTGACAAATACCCAGCTGGAGTGAATCCACAAAGCTGCCCCAACTATCCATTCTGTGATGGCGCTGCCGGTCATGGTGCTGTCGCTGCTCCACCATTGCCAGGCTGGACTGAAAGACAATACCCCG
- the LOC129906412 gene encoding uncharacterized protein LOC129906412 yields the protein MFSKLIVVALISVAVAAPQHHTAAQFPAGVDPSKCPGFPICDNALLHNQQPSASWSTPAPSWNQQPSQSQWEQPQQQWNQQPQQQWNQPEPQQHWNQPQSQPQWNQPQPQQQWNHQQPAAYQAPSNHLSSDEISGAGGDKYPAGVDPKSCPNYPYCDGAASHNAAAPATAAPPLQGYNERQYPAGVSPHSCPNFPYCN from the exons atgttCTCAAAATTG ATCGTTGTTGCTCTTATCTCAGTTGCAGTTGCTGCTCCTCAACACCACACAGCTGCTCAATTCCCAGCTGGAGTTGATCCTTCAAAATGTCCAGGTTTCCCAATTTGTGATAATGCTCTTCTGCATAACCAACAGCCATCAGCCAGTTGGAGTACTCCAGCTCCATCATGGAATCAACAACCGTCACAATCACAATGGGAACAACCTCAACAACAGTGGAACCAACAACCTCAACAGCAATGGAATCAACCTGAACCTCAACAACACTGGAATCAGCCACAATCTCAACCACAATGGAATCAGCCCCAACCTCAGCAACAATGGAATCACCAACAACCTGCCGCATATCAGGCTCCATCAAACCATTTATCAAGTGACGAAATATCCGGTGCTGGTGGTGATAAATACCCAGCTGGAGTTGACCCAAAAAGCTGTCCCAACTATCCATACTGTGATGGTGCTGCCAGTCATAATGCTGCTGCTCCAGCTACTGCTGCTCCACCACTACAAGGGTACAATGAGAGGCAATACCCAGCTGGAGTATCACCTCACTCCTGCCCTAACTTCCCATACTGCAACTAA
- the LOC129905867 gene encoding glucose-6-phosphatase catalytic subunit 1, with protein MVDNYVQYALHSEVKLTTNVQELFKPLDSWLVAFVEFLNPESLIHNVIPIIGSTDMQLMGQMTFALGLLNVISSVTKWVFPQYRPFWWIRENNLRSIKINQSSISCDTAAGFPSAHSMSFTGFVFVFLLYLNLSPRNRWLAVTLLSIPTWIACVYFGSHFLHQCICGSIVAVFVIELIRRKQRDVIFMQSWRKKTAIAAVTAVGIFVIGMYFAMLYAGLDPHWSVRMAFKWCPDPQYLRHETSPVFVMCRDIGFMMGIALSSPFGNRLKQRLEPKKSIPAVVAIIAIGFYLRSQTPKNYGRFVFVGYEFVRSAMHSFALLTILPKLCKKTKKVS; from the exons ATGGTGGACAACTATGTGCAATATGCATTGCATTCTGAAGTAAAACTAACCACAAACGTGCAAGAATT ATTCAAGCCACTGGATTCGTGGTTGGTGGCATTTGTGGAGTTCTTGAATCCAGAATCATTGATTCACAATGTAATTCCAATTATTGGATCAACTGACATGCAGTTGATGGGTCAGATGACGTTTGCTTTGGGACTGTTGAATGTCATATCATCTGTCactaaatg ggTCTTTCCACAATATCGTCCATTTTGGTGGATACGAGAAAATAACTTAcgctcaataaaaataaatcaaagctCAATTTCTTGTGATACAGCGGCAGGATTTCCATCCGCTCATTCAATGTCATTTACCGGATTTGTGTTCGTATTCCTACTCTATCTAAATCTATCACCTCGTAACAGATGGCTAGCGGTAACCCTTTTGTCCATCCCAACTTGGATAGCTTGTGTATATTTTGGCAGTCATTTCCTGCATCAATGCATTTGTGGGTCAATCGTGGCAGTATTTGTCATTGAGTTAATAAGACGAAAGCAACGTGATGTCATTTTCATGCAATCATGGCGTAAGAAAACGGCGATAGCTGCTGTAACAGCAGTTGGTATATTTGTTATAGGAATGTATTTTGCAATGTTGTATGCTGGATTGGATCCGCATTGGTCGGTTAGAATG GCATTTAAATGGTGCCCAGATCCGCAATATTTGCGTCATGAAACAAGTCCAGTTTTTGTAATGTGTCGTGATATAGGATTTATGATGGGCATTGCTTTGTCAAGTCCATTTGGAAACAG acttaagCAAAGACTCGAACCAAAGAAAAGTATTCCAGCAGTGGTTGCCATTATTGCAATTGGATTCTATTTACGCAGTCAAACTCCGAAAAACTATGGAAGATTTGTTTTTGTCGGTTATGAATTTGTTAGAAGTGCAATGCATTCGTTTGCTTTGTTAACAATTTTACCAAAATTatgtaagaaaacaaaaaaagtaagttag